Proteins encoded together in one Chryseobacterium sp. G0201 window:
- a CDS encoding acyl-CoA thioesterase translates to MIFYHKFEVRWSDLDANKHLANSSYVQFCAQTRMAFMKQEKMGVTQMSRWGIGPVIMHERFSFFKEIFADQVVIVSLEIDGCAEDCSIYRFVHKFYLPDGSHCATSEATGVWIDTMLRKMTTPPDDVIEAMNKYKTPNTVILTREDFKKLPFRPENIDPTKLN, encoded by the coding sequence ATGATATTTTACCATAAATTCGAAGTTCGTTGGAGTGATCTTGATGCCAACAAACACTTAGCAAATTCTTCTTACGTGCAGTTTTGCGCCCAAACCAGAATGGCTTTCATGAAGCAGGAAAAAATGGGCGTTACGCAAATGAGCCGATGGGGGATTGGCCCTGTGATCATGCATGAAAGATTTTCTTTTTTCAAAGAAATATTCGCAGATCAGGTTGTTATTGTAAGTCTGGAAATCGATGGATGTGCGGAAGATTGTTCCATTTATCGTTTTGTACATAAATTTTATCTTCCTGATGGTTCACATTGTGCTACTTCAGAGGCCACAGGAGTTTGGATCGATACGATGTTGAGAAAAATGACAACTCCACCGGATGATGTAATAGAAGCGATGAACAAATATAAAACACCGAATACGGTAATTTTAACGAGAGAAGATTTTAAGAAATTACCTTTCCGTCCGGAAAATATTGATCCGACGAAACTTAACTAA